In Mercurialis annua linkage group LG6, ddMerAnnu1.2, whole genome shotgun sequence, the following are encoded in one genomic region:
- the LOC126687910 gene encoding uncharacterized protein LOC126687910 has product MDGTLPENRDKAYKILRQAPYYAFLDGVLYRKSFTHPWSRCLTAEEGEYVLREIHEGICGAHIAPRMLAKKAVLQGYYWPLMVRQAEEIVKKCENCQRHQNIRHAPTTEQCPITSPWPFATALVTDNGKQFNCRAFKEFCNDLHIDLRFTSVVHPQSNGMTEVTNRTILKGLKARLGEFDRQWLEELPKPPTYDEQFLTPSNNSGLSPGNSLSTPSNLLKLDL; this is encoded by the exons ATGGATGGAACTCTGCCAGAAAACAGAGATAAAGCCTACAAAATCTTGCGACAAGCTCCGTACTACGCGTTCCTCGACGGAGTCTTATACAGAAAGTCATTCACCcacccgtggtcgagatgcTTGACGGCAGAAGAAGGGGAGTATGTGTTGAGAGAAATACATGAAGGTATTTGTGGGGCACACATAGCTCCTCGCATGTTAGCAAAGAAAGCAGTGTTGCAAGGCTACTACTGGCCCCTAATGGTCAGGCAAGCagaggagatagtaaagaaATGTGAAAACTGTCAGAGGCATCAGAACATCCGACATGCTCCCACCACAGAGCAGTGTCCCATTACcagtccttggccatttgcaac AGCGTTGGTAACTGATAACGGAAAGCAGTTCAACTGCCGAGCCTTCAAGGAATTTTGCAACGACTTGCACATTGACCTGCGTTTTACTTCAGTAGTTCACCCGCAGAGCAATGGGATGACCGAAGTAACCAACCGGACGATCCTAAAAGGGCTCAAGGCCAGGCTAGGGGAGTTCGATAGacagtggctggaagagctaccaaag CCACCTACGTACGACGAGCAATTCTTGACCCCGAGCAACAACTCCGGGTTGTCCCCAGGCAATAGCCTATCCACGCCGAGCAACTTGCTTAAACTTGATCTATGA
- the LOC126688197 gene encoding auxin efflux carrier component 3-like — protein sequence MMAIQGLPGSRLSNFGHVDLCFVQSSTGPTLRPSNFVENCTPKNSISSPRFTFYPTQIVIILKRAQVRLWDMEYQQ from the exons ATGATGGCCATTCAAGGTTTACCTGGAAGTAGATTATCAAATTTTGGTCATGTTGATTTGTGTTTTGTTCAATCTTCTACAGGTCCGACTTTGAGACCGTCAAATTTTGTAGAAAATTGTACTCCAAAGAATTCGATTTCATCTCCAAGATTCACGTTTTACCCGACTCAAATTGTGATTATTTTGAAACGGGCTCAG GTGAGATTGTGGGATATGGAATACCAGCAGTAA